Proteins encoded in a region of the Streptomyces violaceoruber genome:
- a CDS encoding ABC transporter substrate-binding protein → MPHRARPAALALALAPVLAFAVSGCGADVSPEAGEGAGARASSGGHYPVTVENCGEKLTFEKAPRRVVTNDVGITEIMFALGLEDHMAGYVMPDDKGDLTKVPWKDGYRKTTWLSKERINKELVLDARADLVFAGWNYGFSEGDGFTPQALRRVGIDSYLLSESCRNGQGKARGVMPPLDALYTDLRNLGKVFDVEDRAETLVARFRDQVAQAQAKAPKGADRPRVFLYDSGEDKPLTSGAYAGPHDIITKAGGDHVMKDLKDSWTTVGWETVVARDPEVIVINDYGDTTAEQKRRFLTSYKPLANVSAVKNDRIFTLDYVDLVESPRNPAAIGSLAAYLGGLGS, encoded by the coding sequence ATGCCCCACCGCGCACGCCCCGCCGCCCTGGCCCTGGCCCTCGCCCCCGTACTCGCCTTCGCCGTCTCCGGCTGCGGGGCGGACGTCTCGCCGGAGGCGGGGGAGGGGGCGGGCGCCCGGGCGTCGTCCGGCGGCCACTACCCGGTGACGGTCGAGAACTGCGGCGAGAAGCTGACGTTCGAGAAGGCTCCGCGGCGGGTGGTCACCAACGACGTGGGAATCACCGAGATCATGTTCGCCCTCGGCCTCGAGGACCACATGGCCGGATACGTCATGCCCGACGACAAGGGCGACCTCACGAAGGTGCCGTGGAAGGACGGCTACCGGAAGACCACCTGGCTGTCGAAGGAGCGCATCAACAAGGAACTGGTCCTGGACGCCCGTGCCGACCTGGTCTTCGCGGGCTGGAACTACGGCTTCAGCGAGGGAGACGGATTCACGCCTCAGGCGCTGCGCCGCGTGGGCATCGACTCGTACCTGCTCAGTGAGTCGTGCCGCAACGGGCAGGGCAAGGCCCGCGGCGTGATGCCCCCTCTCGACGCGCTGTACACGGACCTGCGCAACCTGGGGAAGGTCTTCGACGTCGAGGACCGGGCCGAGACCCTCGTCGCCCGGTTCCGCGACCAGGTCGCCCAGGCGCAGGCGAAGGCACCCAAGGGCGCCGACCGGCCCCGCGTGTTCCTCTACGACAGCGGCGAGGACAAGCCGCTCACCTCCGGGGCCTACGCCGGGCCCCACGACATCATCACCAAGGCCGGCGGCGACCACGTCATGAAGGACCTGAAGGACAGCTGGACCACCGTGGGCTGGGAGACGGTCGTCGCCCGTGACCCCGAGGTCATCGTGATCAACGACTACGGGGACACCACCGCCGAGCAGAAGCGCCGCTTCCTGACGTCCTACAAGCCGCTCGCCAACGTCTCCGCCGTCAAGAACGACCGGATCTTCACCCTCGACTACGTCGACCTCGTCGAGAGCCCGCGCAACCCCGCCGCCATCGGCTCGCTGGCGGCCTACCTGGGCGGCCTCGGCTCCTGA
- a CDS encoding ABC transporter ATP-binding protein, with the protein MRVEVDGLTVEMSGARVLDDVSLHADSGGFVGLVGPNGSGKSTLLRCVYRALRPTAGVVRLGGDELPSLSPRESARRLAALPQEAAAEFDFTVAEVVAMGRLPHQGAAARTSDEDRHVCAAALEGVGADHLTGRGFLTLSGGERQRVLIARALAQQPRILVLDEPTNHLDIAQQLEVLSLVRASGPTVLAALHDLNLAALHCDRLHVVDAGRIVASGAPHDVLTAELLADVFKVRAHRVAHPETGAIQLLFDRLPVR; encoded by the coding sequence ATGCGGGTCGAGGTCGACGGACTCACGGTGGAGATGTCCGGCGCGCGGGTGCTCGACGACGTGTCGCTGCACGCGGACAGCGGCGGGTTCGTCGGGCTCGTCGGGCCCAACGGGAGCGGCAAGTCGACCCTGTTGCGCTGTGTGTACCGGGCGCTGCGCCCCACGGCCGGAGTCGTCCGGCTCGGCGGTGACGAGCTGCCGTCCCTGAGCCCGCGGGAGAGCGCACGCCGGCTCGCCGCCCTGCCGCAGGAAGCGGCGGCGGAGTTCGACTTCACGGTGGCCGAGGTCGTGGCCATGGGCAGACTGCCGCACCAGGGGGCGGCCGCCCGGACCTCCGACGAGGACCGGCACGTCTGCGCCGCCGCCCTGGAAGGAGTCGGGGCGGACCATCTGACCGGCCGCGGCTTCCTCACCCTCTCCGGCGGGGAGAGGCAACGGGTCCTGATCGCCCGCGCACTCGCCCAGCAGCCGCGGATCCTCGTCCTGGACGAGCCCACCAACCACCTGGACATCGCCCAGCAGTTGGAGGTCCTGTCCCTGGTGCGGGCCAGTGGGCCGACCGTGCTCGCCGCCCTGCACGACCTCAACCTCGCCGCGCTCCACTGCGATCGCCTGCACGTCGTCGACGCCGGACGGATCGTCGCCTCCGGCGCCCCGCACGACGTGCTCACGGCCGAGCTGCTGGCCGACGTCTTCAAAGTCCGGGCGCACCGCGTCGCCCATCCGGAGACCGGCGCGATCCAACTGCTCTTCGACCGCTTGCCGGTTCGGTAG
- a CDS encoding FecCD family ABC transporter permease, with translation MATLRDRIPAAPPDRTGNSGPPPARRASLPLLVAGLCVALPVSLACGACIGASGLSWSEALHHLWAGLTGGTIDADDVAAYTIVWELRFPRAVLAAVVGAGLASVGVAVQAMVRNALADPFVLGISSGAAVGANAVLIFGAFGALGLWALSTAAFLSALAAMVLVYAVARTPRGLTPLRLLLTGTAMYYGFSAVTTFMVFAAEHGEAARSAMMWLLGSLGGANWSSVPIAAGAVLGGLLHLGWSARRLNALAMGDETAAALGVDPGRLRKELFLTASAVTGAVVAVSGAIGFVGLMVPHAARMLVGADHRRLLAVAPLGGAVLLVWVDILSRVVLAPAELPLGVLTAAIGVPCFVLLMRRRTYTFGGV, from the coding sequence GTGGCCACGCTCCGCGACCGGATACCCGCCGCCCCACCGGACCGTACGGGGAACAGCGGGCCCCCACCGGCCAGGCGCGCCTCACTTCCCCTGCTTGTGGCAGGGCTGTGCGTCGCGCTTCCCGTCTCGCTGGCCTGCGGGGCGTGCATCGGCGCGTCGGGGCTCTCCTGGAGCGAGGCCCTGCACCACCTCTGGGCGGGCCTGACCGGAGGGACCATAGACGCGGACGACGTCGCCGCCTACACGATCGTCTGGGAACTCCGGTTCCCCCGAGCCGTGCTCGCGGCCGTCGTCGGCGCCGGTCTGGCGTCCGTCGGCGTCGCCGTTCAGGCCATGGTCCGCAACGCGCTGGCGGACCCGTTCGTCCTCGGCATCTCCTCCGGTGCCGCCGTCGGGGCCAACGCCGTACTCATCTTCGGGGCCTTCGGCGCACTCGGTCTCTGGGCGCTGTCCACGGCGGCGTTCCTCTCCGCGCTCGCGGCCATGGTGCTGGTGTACGCGGTCGCCCGGACCCCGCGGGGCCTGACCCCGCTCCGGCTGCTGCTGACCGGTACCGCGATGTACTACGGCTTCTCGGCCGTCACCACCTTCATGGTGTTCGCCGCCGAGCACGGCGAAGCGGCGCGGTCCGCCATGATGTGGCTGCTGGGCAGCCTGGGCGGGGCGAACTGGTCCTCCGTACCGATCGCCGCGGGCGCGGTCCTCGGCGGCCTCCTCCATCTCGGCTGGTCGGCCCGGCGCCTGAACGCCCTCGCGATGGGCGACGAGACCGCCGCCGCGCTGGGTGTGGACCCCGGGCGGCTGCGCAAGGAACTGTTCCTCACCGCCTCGGCCGTCACGGGTGCGGTGGTCGCGGTCAGCGGGGCGATCGGCTTCGTCGGCCTGATGGTCCCGCACGCGGCCCGGATGCTGGTCGGCGCGGACCACCGCCGGCTGCTGGCCGTGGCGCCCCTGGGCGGAGCCGTCCTGCTGGTCTGGGTCGACATCCTGTCCCGCGTGGTGCTCGCCCCCGCCGAACTGCCGCTGGGCGTCCTGACGGCGGCGATCGGCGTGCCCTGCTTCGTCCTGCTGATGCGCCGCCGTACCTACACCTTCGGAGGCGTGTGA
- a CDS encoding GrpB family protein yields MTNSSGRRRPDVTTVEIIGGPEALEIGLSDYDARWAETYLRHRRRILDALGADVDVEHIGSTSVPGLAAKPIVDIVVAVADITAEEDYLDALLAAGYELRVREPGHRLVRTPGRDVHVHVYERGAAAVHEYLLFRDHLRADADDRALYENVKRALFEQPWNDMNDYSDAKSDVILAIKSRAGAARR; encoded by the coding sequence ATGACGAACAGCAGTGGGCGACGTCGGCCGGACGTCACTACGGTCGAGATCATCGGTGGGCCGGAAGCGCTCGAGATCGGGCTCAGCGACTACGACGCCCGGTGGGCGGAGACCTACCTGCGTCACCGGCGTCGGATCCTCGACGCGTTGGGGGCCGACGTCGATGTCGAGCACATCGGCTCCACTTCGGTTCCGGGTCTGGCCGCCAAGCCGATCGTGGACATCGTCGTCGCGGTGGCCGACATCACGGCGGAGGAGGACTACCTCGACGCACTGTTGGCGGCCGGGTACGAACTGCGGGTTCGCGAGCCAGGACATCGACTCGTGCGCACACCCGGTCGCGACGTGCATGTGCACGTCTACGAGAGAGGGGCCGCGGCGGTGCACGAGTACCTCCTCTTCCGTGACCACCTGCGCGCGGACGCGGACGATCGCGCCCTGTACGAGAATGTCAAACGAGCCCTGTTCGAGCAGCCGTGGAACGACATGAACGACTACTCCGACGCCAAGAGCGACGTCATCCTCGCGATCAAGTCCCGAGCCGGAGCGGCTCGCCGATGA
- a CDS encoding DUF3533 domain-containing protein, giving the protein MTGATGGPAAVEGGAREELRDAITLRAALIMLGVLLLQLGFALSYMGAFHAPRPHDVPITLVAPPEMRGDLAARLDALPGDPLRVTAVADAAEARARLLDRRTDAALLVAPDARLDTLLVASAGGPSATTAATAVLQDVARTQDREIQVRDLRPPSAGDSRGLSSFYLVLSWTIGGYLAASALNMAAGSKRPTLHRTFVRLAAMIPYAFVSGIGGAVVVGLVLDCLPGAFWELVGIGTLVVFASGAVGVALQSVAGTIGLGLTILIFTVLGNPSSGGVYPASLLPPFWAAIGQALPPGAGTTVVRNTVYFDGHAITGALWILGAWAFGGVVVAVLAAALRARRRPRAVATTAPAR; this is encoded by the coding sequence GTGACGGGTGCGACGGGTGGGCCGGCGGCGGTCGAGGGCGGTGCTCGGGAGGAGCTGCGCGATGCCATCACTTTGCGGGCGGCGCTCATCATGCTCGGCGTGCTGCTCCTTCAACTGGGCTTCGCGCTCTCGTACATGGGCGCCTTCCACGCCCCCAGGCCGCACGACGTGCCCATCACGCTGGTGGCACCCCCCGAGATGCGTGGAGACCTGGCGGCGCGGCTCGACGCCCTGCCCGGCGACCCCCTGCGGGTGACCGCCGTCGCGGATGCCGCGGAGGCACGGGCGCGGCTGCTGGACCGGCGTACCGACGCGGCCCTTCTCGTGGCCCCGGACGCACGCCTCGACACGCTGCTCGTCGCCTCGGCGGGCGGCCCGTCGGCCACGACCGCGGCCACCGCGGTGCTCCAGGACGTCGCCCGGACACAGGACCGGGAGATCCAGGTGCGGGACCTGCGCCCCCCGTCGGCGGGCGACTCGCGCGGGCTCTCCTCCTTCTACCTCGTCCTGAGCTGGACCATCGGCGGCTACCTCGCCGCCTCCGCCCTGAACATGGCAGCCGGTTCCAAACGGCCCACCCTGCACCGCACCTTCGTCCGGCTGGCGGCGATGATCCCGTACGCCTTCGTATCGGGGATCGGCGGGGCAGTCGTCGTCGGCCTGGTGCTGGACTGCCTGCCCGGCGCGTTCTGGGAGCTGGTCGGGATCGGCACCCTCGTGGTGTTCGCCTCCGGCGCGGTGGGCGTCGCCCTCCAGTCAGTCGCGGGCACCATCGGCCTCGGACTCACCATCCTGATCTTCACGGTGCTGGGCAACCCCAGCTCGGGCGGGGTGTACCCGGCCTCGCTGCTGCCGCCGTTCTGGGCCGCGATCGGCCAGGCGCTGCCCCCGGGGGCCGGTACGACCGTGGTGCGCAACACCGTCTACTTCGACGGCCACGCCATCACCGGCGCGCTCTGGATCCTCGGCGCCTGGGCGTTCGGCGGTGTCGTCGTGGCGGTCCTCGCGGCCGCGCTCCGCGCCCGACGTCGCCCGCGGGCCGTCGCGACGACGGCCCCGGCCCGATGA
- a CDS encoding SAM-dependent methyltransferase → MDLPRIFTIRESGHRIHNPLTPDKFATLGASLRLPAGTRVLDLASGSGEMLCTWARDLGFTGTGVDIGSLFTEQARARAAELGVADRVDFIHGDAAGHVADRPVDLAACVGATWIGDGVAGTIELLERSLRPGGLMLIGEPFWRQTPPDEVTVQGCHATSTADFLVLHGLIEHFQDLGYDVVEMMLADQDSWDRYAAAQWLSMRRWLDENPDDEMAPQVREELSLEPARYARYGREYLGWGVFALMKR, encoded by the coding sequence ATGGACCTTCCACGCATCTTCACCATCCGCGAGAGCGGCCACCGCATCCACAACCCGCTCACCCCCGACAAGTTCGCCACGCTCGGCGCGTCACTCCGCCTCCCCGCCGGGACCCGGGTGCTCGACCTGGCCAGTGGCTCGGGCGAGATGCTGTGCACCTGGGCACGTGACCTGGGCTTCACGGGCACGGGGGTGGACATCGGCTCGCTCTTCACCGAGCAGGCCCGGGCCCGCGCCGCCGAACTCGGCGTCGCCGACCGGGTCGACTTCATCCACGGCGACGCCGCCGGACATGTCGCGGACCGGCCCGTCGATCTGGCCGCTTGCGTCGGTGCCACCTGGATCGGCGACGGCGTCGCCGGAACGATCGAACTCCTCGAGCGCAGCCTGCGCCCCGGCGGCCTGATGCTGATCGGCGAGCCCTTCTGGAGGCAGACGCCTCCGGACGAGGTGACCGTCCAGGGGTGCCACGCCACCTCCACCGCCGACTTCCTGGTACTCCACGGCCTCATCGAGCACTTCCAGGACCTCGGATACGACGTGGTGGAGATGATGCTGGCCGATCAGGACAGCTGGGACCGCTACGCCGCCGCCCAGTGGCTCAGCATGCGCCGCTGGCTCGACGAGAACCCGGACGACGAAATGGCCCCCCAGGTACGGGAGGAACTAAGCCTCGAGCCCGCCCGTTACGCCCGCTACGGCCGTGAGTACCTCGGCTGGGGGGTCTTCGCCCTCATGAAGCGCTGA